In the genome of Perca fluviatilis chromosome 4, GENO_Pfluv_1.0, whole genome shotgun sequence, one region contains:
- the si:dkey-197j19.6 gene encoding neural Wiskott-Aldrich syndrome protein isoform X3 — protein sequence MASSLISGCHVMSDLLTIREKGVLFTLLGPQCKLIKTTVAQVLVAKETKGKSPGWSRLGCGAVCLIEDESIHTHILRLYCVKRAKLLWEQELYIPFKYTATRKFFHTFPADGHQIGLNFANETEAEEFHLAVEAVQRNQEKITWMSEITCAEKKNKSTSYPPDSGSKPLDHFDRKQHFLMDAPSTTVTPTSSSDLDSTMRRLLMQSRLTMEDLKDKEIGEAVDCIINQFGGLKAVQRELKKIGGLLEKCRKW from the exons ATGGCGTCAAGTTTGATATCTGGATGTCATGTAATGAGTGATCTCCTGACTATCCGTGAGAAAGGCGTCCTCTTCACTCTGCTCGGACCTCAGTGTAAG CTGATCAAAACTACAGTAGCACAGGTACTAGTGGCCAAAGAGACCAAGGGTAAGAGTCCAGGCTGGAGTCGTTTGGGTTGTGGCGCGGTGTGTCTCATTGAGGATGAGTCCATTCACACCCACATCCTGCGTCTGTACTGTGTCAAG CGTGCCAAGTTACTGTGGGAGCAGGAGCTGTACATCCCATTCAAGTACACTGCAACTCGCAAGTTCTTCCACACGTTCCCTGCAGAT GGCCACCAGATAGGCCTCAACTTTGCAAATGAGACAGAGGCAGAAGAATTTCATCTGGCCGTGGAGGCTGTCCAAAGAAACCAAG AAAAAATTACCTGGATGAGTGAAATAACAtgtgctgaaaagaaaaacaagtcaACAAGTTATCCACCTGATTCAGG aTCTAAGCCACTTGACCATTTTGACAGGAAGCAACATTTCCTCATGGACGCACCATCCACAACAGTTACACCAACCAGCAGTTCA GATCTGGACTCTACTATGAGGAGGCTGTTGATGCAGTCAAGACTCACTATGGAAGACCTAAAAGACAAAGAAATCGGTGAAGCTGTCGACTGCATCATTAACCAATTTGGAGGACTGAAGGCTGTGCAGAGAGAGCTGAAGAAAATAG GTGGGCTCCTCGAAAAGTGCAGAAAGTGGTGA
- the si:dkey-197j19.6 gene encoding neural Wiskott-Aldrich syndrome protein isoform X2, with the protein MASSLISGCHVMSDLLTIREKGVLFTLLGPQCKLIKTTVAQVLVAKETKGKSPGWSRLGCGAVCLIEDESIHTHILRLYCVKRAKLLWEQELYIPFKYTATRKFFHTFPADGHQIGLNFANETEAEEFHLAVEAVQRNQEKITWMSEITCAEKKNKSTSYPPDSGSKPLDHFDRKQHFLMDAPSTTVTPTSSSDLDSTMRRLLMQSRLTMEDLKDKEIGEAVDCIINQFGGLKAVQRELKKIGPVSQTLPRATGASISLALKKGPLPPVPSIKGRTTSQQTPQCTDTLDQSQIPPWIPPPPSAPAPVLPERVGSSKSAESGDIILTALREVFKQKQLRQQRTSTDGSQMEPDSDGHF; encoded by the exons ATGGCGTCAAGTTTGATATCTGGATGTCATGTAATGAGTGATCTCCTGACTATCCGTGAGAAAGGCGTCCTCTTCACTCTGCTCGGACCTCAGTGTAAG CTGATCAAAACTACAGTAGCACAGGTACTAGTGGCCAAAGAGACCAAGGGTAAGAGTCCAGGCTGGAGTCGTTTGGGTTGTGGCGCGGTGTGTCTCATTGAGGATGAGTCCATTCACACCCACATCCTGCGTCTGTACTGTGTCAAG CGTGCCAAGTTACTGTGGGAGCAGGAGCTGTACATCCCATTCAAGTACACTGCAACTCGCAAGTTCTTCCACACGTTCCCTGCAGAT GGCCACCAGATAGGCCTCAACTTTGCAAATGAGACAGAGGCAGAAGAATTTCATCTGGCCGTGGAGGCTGTCCAAAGAAACCAAG AAAAAATTACCTGGATGAGTGAAATAACAtgtgctgaaaagaaaaacaagtcaACAAGTTATCCACCTGATTCAGG aTCTAAGCCACTTGACCATTTTGACAGGAAGCAACATTTCCTCATGGACGCACCATCCACAACAGTTACACCAACCAGCAGTTCA GATCTGGACTCTACTATGAGGAGGCTGTTGATGCAGTCAAGACTCACTATGGAAGACCTAAAAGACAAAGAAATCGGTGAAGCTGTCGACTGCATCATTAACCAATTTGGAGGACTGAAGGCTGTGCAGAGAGAGCTGAAGAAAATAG GCCCAGTATCTCAGACATTGCCAAGAGCTACAGGGGCGTCCATCTCCCTAGCTTTGAAAAAAGGGCCTTTGCCACCGGTTCCCTCCATCAAAGGCCGCACCACCTCCCAGCAGACACCACAGTGCACAGACACACTAGACCAGAGTCAGATCCCCCCTTggattcctcctcctccatctgctCCTGCTCCAGTTCTCCCAGAGAGG GTGGGCTCCTCGAAAAGTGCAGAAAGTGGTGACATTATTCTGACTGCACTGAGAGAAGTATTCAAACAAAAGCAGCTGCGCCAGCAAAGGACAAGCACAGATGGGAGTCAAATGGAGCCGGACAGTGATGGGCACTTTTAA
- the uroc1 gene encoding urocanate hydratase — protein MSSLKDICSGLPLEPLPPNRGRDPNLPHAPIRTPNLTAEEERLALRNALRYFPPSHHVTLAPEFAQELRQYGHIYMYRFCPTLRMRAYPINQYPCCTRQAASIMLMIMNNLDPAVAQFPQELVTYGGNGQVFSNWAQFRLVMHYLSEMTEEQTLVMYSGHPMGLFPSLPSSPRAIITNGMVVPNYSSRNQYEKMFALGVSMYGQMTAGSYCYIGPQGIVHGTLLTVLNAGRRYLGSDDLRGRVFVTSGLGGMSGAQAKAAVIAGCIGVIAEVDEAPLRKRHEQGWLMEVTSSMEHCIKRIREAKTYKTPLSMGYHGNIVDLWERLLLEYERTGELLVDLGSDQTSLHNPYNGGYYPVQLSFRQAIQLMSTDPKGFQTTVQESLRRHVEAINKLSDAGMFFWDYGNAFLLEAQRAGAKVEKVGGGATEFRYPSYVQHIMGDIFSLGFGPFRWVCTSGDPKDLAVTDDIAANVLEEISANVSDRIRQQYNDNIRWIREAGKHKMVVGSQARILYSDQKGRVCIALAINQAIADGRVSAPVVISRDHHDVSGTDSPFRETSNVYDGSAFCADMAVQNFVGDAFRGATWVALHNGGGVGWGEVMNGGFGLLLDGSEETAKRARLMLNWDVSNGVARRCWSGNSNAYDTIQHTMEENGQLRVTMPFPVQDERVLDCALQA, from the exons ATGTCATCTTTAAAAGACATATGCAGTGGATTACCCCTGGAACCTTTGCCCCCTAACCGGGGAAGAGACCCCAATTTGCCACATGCACCTATCCGGACCCCCAACCTTACAGCAGAGGAAGAGCGG TTGGCACTGAGAAATGCATTACGTTAtttccctccctcccaccaCGTAACACTTGCACCCGAATTTGCTCAAGAGCTGCGGCAGTACGGGCACATCTACATGTACCGCTTCTGCCCCACATTACGCATGAG AGCTTACCCCATAAATCAGTACCCATGCTGCACACGTCAAGCTGCCTCCATAATGCTAATGATCATGAACAACCTGGACCCAGCAGTTGCTCAG TTCCCCCAGGAGCTCGTCACCTACGGAGGGAATGGACAGGTGTTTAGTAACTGGGCCCAG TTTCGCCTGGTCATGCATTACCTAAGCGAGATGACAGAGGAACAAACTCTGGTCATGTACAGCGGTCATCCCATGGGCCTgttccccagcctgccttcATCACCTCGCGCCATCATCACCAACGGCATG GTTGTTCCAAATTACTCCTCCAGAAATCAGTATGAAAAGATGTTTGCCCTTGGTGTGTCAAT GTACGGTCAAATGACAGCAGGCAGCTACTGCTACATTGGACCTCAAGGGATTGTTCATGGCACTTTG cTGACTGTGCTGAATGCTGGCCGGAGGTACCTGGGCTCTGATGACTTGAGGGGGCGCGTCTTTGTGACATCTGGCCTGGGGGGCATGAGTGGAGCTCAGGCAAAAGCTGCCGTCATTGCCGGTTGTATTGGCGTGATAGCAGAG GTGGATGAAGCTCCTCTTAGAAAGAGACATGAGCAGGGCTGGCTGATGGAGGTCACCAGCAGCATGGAGCACTGCATTAAACGCATCAG agAGGCTAAGACCTACAAGACTCCCCTCAGTATGGGTTACCATGGCAACATTGTAGACTTGTG GGAGAGGCTGCTGTTGGAGTATGAGAGGACAGGGGAGCTCCTGGTGGACTTGGGTTCAGACCAGACCTCCCTTCACAACCCATATAACGGAGGCTACTACCCAGTCCAGCTCAGCTTCCGCCAGGCGATTCAGCTCATGTCGACTGATCCTAAAGGTTTCCAAACCACGGTCCAAGAAAG TCTCCGAAGACACGTTGAGGCCATCAACAAGCTGTCTGATGCTGGTATGTTCTTCTGGGACTATGGCAATGCATTTCTCCTGGAGGCCCAGAGAGCTG GAGCAAAGGTAGAAAAGGTTGGCGGTGGAGCAACAGAATTTCGTTACCCTTCTTATGTTCAGCACATTATGGG GGACATTTTCTCTTTGGGTTTTGGCCCATTTCGCTGGGTGTGCACATCTGGCGACCCCAAAGATCTTGCTGTAACGGACGATATCGCAGCTAATGTCCTGGAGGAAATTAGTGCCAACGTGAGTGATCGCATCAGACAGCAGTACAACGATAACATCCGCTGGATCAGAGAGGCTGGAAAACACAAGATG GTTGTGGGTTCCCAAGCCAGAATCCTCTACTCTGACCAGAAAGGAAGAGTCTGCATTGCTTTGGCTATCAACCAGGCCATCGCCGACGGAAGAGTTTCA GCTCCTGTGGTTATTAGCAGAGACCATCATGACGTCAGTGGCACAGACAGCCCGTTCAGAGAAACCTCTAATGTGTATGATGGCTCTGCCTTCTGTGCAG ACATGGCGGTCCAGAACTTTGTCGGTGATGCATTCAGGGGCGCCACATGGGTAGCCCTGCACAACGGTGGTGGTGTCGGCTG GGGCGAGGTAATGAATGGAGGGTTTGGTTTGCTATTGGATGGCTCAGAGGAGACAGCAAAGCGTGCCAGACTGATGCTCAACTGGGACGTCTCCAATGGG GTGGCTCGTCGCTGCTGGTCTGGAAACTCAAATGCCTATGACACCATCCAGCACACCATGGAGGAGAACGGGCAGTTGCGTGTCACCATGCCTTTTCCTGTACAGGATGAGCGTGTGCTGGACTGTGCCCTGCAGGCCTAG
- the LOC120557642 gene encoding MAP kinase-activated protein kinase 2-like has translation MTSALHHCWLLQKRMHHNQKEQTVNQMTAQRGPAHHSDSNSLGSSGPTDLQPPAYSKLEFRRHAVTDDYKITARVLGLGINGKVLECYCKKTGEKCALKILYDTPKARREVELHWRVSGGPHIVRILSLYENMHQGKKCLLIIMECMEGGELFSHIQARGDQAFTEREASEIMHDIGTAIEYLHHMDIAHRDVKPENLLYTTKESNATLTLTDFGFAKETTLHNSLQTPCYTPYYVAPEVLGPEKYDKSCDMWSLGVIMYILLCGFPPFYSNTGQAISPGMKQRIRLGQYEFPNPEWADVSEEAKQLIIQLLKTDPNQRMTIGQFVNHPWISQSMVVPPTPLHTSRVLTEDKELWDDVKEEMTSALASMRVDYDQVKIKDLDTSNNPLLNKRRKRPVPGGADGEGGSGGGDGGVVCNSHREVTFSEEPDDMIIGQK, from the exons ATGACATCTGCTTTGCATCACTGTTGGCTTTTACAGAAAAGAATGCATCATAACCAGAAGGAGCAAACGGTAAATCAAATGACTGCGCAGCGCGGGCCAGCGCACCACAGTGACTCCAACAGTCTGGGGAGCAGCGGCCCCACTGACCTCCAGCCACCTGCTTACTCCAAACTTGAGTTCAGGAGACACGCAGTGACAGATGACTATAAAATCACAGCTCGGGTTCTTGGCCTGGGAATCAATGGAAAAGTGCTGGAATGTTATTGCAAGAAAACGGGAGAGAAATGTGCCCTcaag ATCCTGTACGATACTCCTAAAGCCAGACGGGAGGTTGAGCTGCACTGGAGAGTTTCCGGAGGTCCCCATATCGTCCGAATACTCAGCCTGTATGAGAACATGCACCAGGGGAAGAAATGTCTCCTCATCATAATGGAGTG TATGGAGGGAGGGGAGCTGTTCAGTCACATTCAGGCCAGAGGGGACCAGGCCTTCACAGAGAGAG AGGCGTCAGAGATCATGCATGACATCGGCACGGCCATAGAGTACCTCCACCACATGGACATCGCTCATAGGGATGTGAag CCTGAAAACCTGCTCTATACCACCAAGGAGAGTAACGCCACACTGACACTGACTGACTTTGGCTTTGCTAAGGAGACGACACTGCACAACTCCCTCCAAACTCCCTGTTACACTCCATATTATGTTG CCCCAGAAGTGCTTGGGCCAGAGAAATATGACAAATCATGCGACATGTGGTCCCTGGGCGTAATCATGTACATTCT TCTGTGTGGGTTCCCTCCGTTCTACTCAAACACAGGTCAGGCCATCTCTCCAGGCATGAAGCAGAGGATCAGGTTGGGCCAATATGAGTTCCCCAACCCTGAGTGGGCTGACGTTTCTGAGGAAG CCAAACAGCTCATCATTCAGTTACTGAAGACAGACCCCAATCAGAGGATGACCATTGGACAGTTTGTAAACCATCCCTGGATTAGT CAGTCAATGGTGGTCCCTCCGACCCCCCTCCACACTTCTCGTGTTTTGACAGAGGACAAGGAGCTGTGGGACGATGTGAAG GAGGAAATGACCAGCGCCCTGGCGTCCATGCGTGTGGACTACGACCAGGTGAAGATCAAAGATCTGGACACGTCCAACAACCCTCTGCTCAATAAGAGACGAAAGAGGCCCGTTCCTGGAGGAGCTGACGGAGAAGGAGGCAGTGgtggaggagatggaggagtgGTGTGTAATAGCCACAGAGAAGTTACATTTTCTGAAGAGCCTGATGATATGATAATTGGACAAAAGTAG
- the si:dkey-197j19.6 gene encoding neural Wiskott-Aldrich syndrome protein isoform X1, whose protein sequence is MASSLISGCHVMSDLLTIREKGVLFTLLGPQCKLIKTTVAQVLVAKETKGKSPGWSRLGCGAVCLIEDESIHTHILRLYCVKRAKLLWEQELYIPFKYTATRKFFHTFPADGHQIGLNFANETEAEEFHLAVEAVQRNQEKITWMSEITCAEKKNKSTSYPPDSGSKPLDHFDRKQHFLMDAPSTTVTPTSSSDLDSTMRRLLMQSRLTMEDLKDKEIGEAVDCIINQFGGLKAVQRELKKIGPVSQTLPRATGASISLALKKGPLPPVPSIKGRTTSQQTPQCTDTLDQSQIPPWIPPPPSAPAPVLPERVRKSASFKPVGSSKSAESGDIILTALREVFKQKQLRQQRTSTDGSQMEPDSDGHF, encoded by the exons ATGGCGTCAAGTTTGATATCTGGATGTCATGTAATGAGTGATCTCCTGACTATCCGTGAGAAAGGCGTCCTCTTCACTCTGCTCGGACCTCAGTGTAAG CTGATCAAAACTACAGTAGCACAGGTACTAGTGGCCAAAGAGACCAAGGGTAAGAGTCCAGGCTGGAGTCGTTTGGGTTGTGGCGCGGTGTGTCTCATTGAGGATGAGTCCATTCACACCCACATCCTGCGTCTGTACTGTGTCAAG CGTGCCAAGTTACTGTGGGAGCAGGAGCTGTACATCCCATTCAAGTACACTGCAACTCGCAAGTTCTTCCACACGTTCCCTGCAGAT GGCCACCAGATAGGCCTCAACTTTGCAAATGAGACAGAGGCAGAAGAATTTCATCTGGCCGTGGAGGCTGTCCAAAGAAACCAAG AAAAAATTACCTGGATGAGTGAAATAACAtgtgctgaaaagaaaaacaagtcaACAAGTTATCCACCTGATTCAGG aTCTAAGCCACTTGACCATTTTGACAGGAAGCAACATTTCCTCATGGACGCACCATCCACAACAGTTACACCAACCAGCAGTTCA GATCTGGACTCTACTATGAGGAGGCTGTTGATGCAGTCAAGACTCACTATGGAAGACCTAAAAGACAAAGAAATCGGTGAAGCTGTCGACTGCATCATTAACCAATTTGGAGGACTGAAGGCTGTGCAGAGAGAGCTGAAGAAAATAG GCCCAGTATCTCAGACATTGCCAAGAGCTACAGGGGCGTCCATCTCCCTAGCTTTGAAAAAAGGGCCTTTGCCACCGGTTCCCTCCATCAAAGGCCGCACCACCTCCCAGCAGACACCACAGTGCACAGACACACTAGACCAGAGTCAGATCCCCCCTTggattcctcctcctccatctgctCCTGCTCCAGTTCTCCCAGAGAGGGTCAGAAAGAGTGCAAGTTTCAAACCT GTGGGCTCCTCGAAAAGTGCAGAAAGTGGTGACATTATTCTGACTGCACTGAGAGAAGTATTCAAACAAAAGCAGCTGCGCCAGCAAAGGACAAGCACAGATGGGAGTCAAATGGAGCCGGACAGTGATGGGCACTTTTAA